In Erigeron canadensis isolate Cc75 chromosome 1, C_canadensis_v1, whole genome shotgun sequence, a single window of DNA contains:
- the LOC122593760 gene encoding LOW QUALITY PROTEIN: kinesin-like protein KIN-12F (The sequence of the model RefSeq protein was modified relative to this genomic sequence to represent the inferred CDS: inserted 2 bases in 1 codon), with protein sequence MSYSMKLSISVHLSAIDPVLGIIFLASNFRNLMCRNAVKTPNLDEVENVRNVNEQTVSSGISTDALARSSLNTIREPVHFNLDENLSFWMDHYVQVLIRNSPLNDMELSSYYKRCLEQESAQCLSIVAHSEVRFTFDHVACETIDQETLFRMIGLSVVENCLPGYNSCIFTYGQDSLGSISKTMIIANVSPFICFATDTLNTLKFAQHSKLIQNNVNEDASGDVMASQHQIQLSKLERSQQELEKCRHNLNSCLETNEKLRKEIADLNALLDNQKSARHDLGDDGSEVIKDKCTSLKVGKRPVRKTEKQGGSGKNRFGWDSESRNEVKNVNTPRSCRTVRAGSLGYSECSQKTPPKSVNKPLCPGMFFGGISRPPVGGNVCGNGNYGMLSRGSQNTFTTVNTVEVPHFELKEDPSFWLDHNVLIRICPLNDMELSTQGYNRCLKQESAHCLSFVAHSETRFTFDHVACESIDQETLFMMVGLPMVKNCLSGYNSCIFAYGQTGSGKTHTMLGEINEIETNPSPYRGMTPRIFEYLFARIIEEEESRVDERLTYSCKCSFLEIYNETITDLLEPSSTNLQDVKKSVYVESLTEFEVHTVGDILGLLSRGSGNRRVAATNMNRESSRSHSIFSCAIESRWEKDSNSNLRFAKLNLVDLAGSESQKNSGANGEHLKEAASINKSLSVLGRVIMVQVDGTNARTRYIPYRDSILTFLLRDSLGGNSKTMIIANVSPSICSATETLNXLKFAQRAKLIQNNAVVNEDASGDVIALQRPIQLLKEEVAVLKRQNVSNSLTFSPKVIEEAREEHQNDYDNMPVGENKIPRVSSKQVIVAEQNKSSVIGKMMDLEAVPHPVYRQKKVFSEKYLQKSASIGSCERKSRIIRRRRLQNFNKQSINDYSFDGMDNSKLNGKRTDYVETAVLRPNLGSVRRGSIPSFLLDSCTRVG encoded by the exons atgagttATTCGATGAAATTATCAATCTCAGTTCATCTTTCAGCTATCGATCCTGTACTTGGAATTATCTTTCTCGCTTCAAATTTCAG AAATTTGATGTGCCGAAATGCGGTTAAGACCCCTAATTTAGATGAAGTTGAAAATGTGCGTAACGTTAATGAACAGACAGTATCAAGTGGTATTAGTACGGATGCTTTGGCTAGGTCATCGTTGAATACGATTCGGGAGCCTGTGCATTTTAATCTTGATGAAAATCTATCTTTCTGGATGGATCATTATGTGCAG GTTTTGATAAGAAATAGTCCACTAAACGATATGGAGCTAAGTAGTTATTACAAAAGGTGTTTAGAACAAGAGAGTGCACAATGTCTGAGCATTGTAGCGCATTCAGAAGTGCGGTTTACTTTTGACCATGTTGCATGCGAGACAATTGATCAG GAAACACTTTTTAGGATGATTGGTCTATCAGTGGTGGAAAATTGCTTGCCGGGTTATAATAGTTGTATCTTTACGTATGGACAG GACTCGTTAGGCAGTATCTCAAAAACAATGATAATAGCTAATGTTAGCCCCTTCATATG TTTCGCAACAGACACATTAAACACTCTAAAGTTTGCACAGCATTCAAAACTTATCCAAAACAAT gttaatgaagatgcCTCAGGAGATGTCATGGCTTCTCAACACCAGATCCAACTTTCTAag CTGGAAAGAAGCCAACAAGAGTTGGAGAAATGCAGGCATAACCTAAATTCTTGCTTAGAGACAAATGAGAAACTCCGCAAGGAAATTGCTGATCTAAATGCTTTACTAGATAATCAGAAATCTGCAAGGCATGACCTTGGTGATGATGGTAGTGAGGTCATAAAG GATAAATGCACTTCACTGAAAGTTGGGAAAAGGCCTGTGAGGAAAACGGAGAAACAAGGGGGTTCGGGTAAGAATCGATTTGGTTGGGATTCGGAATCAAGAAATGAAGTGAAAAATGTGAATACTCCGAGGTCGTGTAGAACAGTGAGAGCTGGAAGTTTGGGTTATTCTGAATGTTCTCAGAAGACACCTCCAAAAAGCGTGAATAAGCCTCTGTGTCCAGGGATGTTTTTTGGAGGTATTTCTAGGCCCCCAGTTGGTGGAAATGTATGCGGAAATGGAAACTACGGCATGTTGTCTAGAGGCTCACAAAACACTTTTACTACTGTTAATACGGTTGAGGTACCACACTTTGAGCTCAAAGAAGATCCATCTTTCTGGTTGGATCATAAT GTTTTGATAAGAATTTGTCCACTAAACGATATGGAGTTGAGTACTCAAGGTTACAACAGGTGTTTAAAACAAGAGAGTGCACACTGTCTGAGCTTTGTAGCGCATTCAGAAACGCGGTTTACTTTTGACCATGTTGCATGCGAGTCCATTGATCAG GAAACACTTTTTATGATGGTTGGTCTACCGATGGTGAAAAATTGCTTGTCGGGTTATAATAGTTGTATCTTTGCGTATGGACAG ACAGGAAGCGGAAAGACTCACACAATGCTTGGCGAAATAAACGAGATTGAAACAAACCCCAGCCCATACCGGGGAATGACTCCAAGAATATTTGAGTACTTATTTGCCAGAATCATTGAG GAAGAGGAAAGTCGAGTAGATGAAAGATTAACTTACAGCTGTAAGTGTTCATTTCTAGAGATATACAATGAGACAATTACCGATCTGCTCGAGCCATCCTCTACAAATTTGCAA GATGTTAAGAAGAGTGTGTATGTGGAAAGTTTAACTGAATTTGAAGTTCATACTGTGGGTGATATCCTTGGGCTTCTTAGTCGG GGTTCTGGAAATAGACGAGTTGCTGCTACTAATATGAACAGAGAAAGCAGTCGGTCCCACAGTATTTTCAGCTGTGCAATTGAAAGTAGGTGGGAGAAAGATTCAAATTCCAACCTACGATTTGCGAAGCTAAACCTAGTTGATCTTGCGGGTTCTGAAAG CCAAAAAAATTCCGGTGCCAATGGTGAGCACTTAAAGGAAGCTGCAAGCATAAACAAATCGTTATCTGTACTAGG GCGTGTAATAATGGTTCAAGTAGATGGTACTAATGCAAGGACACGCTATATTCCTTATCGAGATTCAATACTGACATTTCTTCTACGG GACTCATTAGGCGGTAATTCAAAAACAATGATAATAGCTAATGTTAGCCCCTCTATATG TTCTGCTACAGAAACGTTAAA TCTAAAATTTGCACAACGTGCAAAACTTATCCAAAACAAT GCTGTGGTTAACGAAGATGCCTCGGGAGATGTTATTGCTCTTCAACGCCCGATCCAACTTTTAAAG GAGGAGGTTGCTGTCCTTAAGAGACAGAATGTATCCAATTCATTAACATTTAGTCCAAAAGTCATCGAAGAGGCCAGAGAAGAACACCAAAATGATTATGATAATATGCCTGTAGGCGAAAACAAAATCCCGAGGGTTTCCTCTAAACAG GTGATTGTAGCTGAACAAAACAAGTCAAGTGTCATTGGGAAGATGATGGATCTGGAAGCGGTGCCACATCCGGTTTATAGGCAGAAAAAAGTGTTTTCTGAGAAATATTTACAGAAATCTGCTTCTATAGGCTCGTGTGAGAGGAAGTCAAGGATAATTAGGCGTAGGAGGCTGCAGAATTTCAACAAGCAGTCAATAAATGATTATAGTTTTGATGGGATGGACAATTCTAAGCTAAATGGGAAAAGAACTGATTATGTAGAGACTGCAGTTTTGAGACCAAATTTAGGAAGTGTTAGACGTGGGTCCATACCttcatttttacttgattctTGTACTAGAGTTGGATAA
- the LOC122593770 gene encoding uncharacterized protein LOC122593770 has protein sequence MEPRRGENVRGPPAPTRGNFRVPRRVDTAQYQPQQVDRSQYYIPDPPPTTQPQYHYASQSHTSYFPPPPRAMHPPPPRAMIPPPSTRVQDYEGYQTAEIDLESFDPFDCSTNPPPPTRSRPPNSLPTDDEDDAIPDTQEVQIVEEVAPKRKYTRRADKKKWMQEEEVALAQVWIHISTCRVVGNEQGRDKFWERILEHFLKELDGTTRTKDSLNTKWSNMCTTISTFNGYFIQADGVRNSGCDNINVMTEALKDYKTRTGKEFTSIAAWKVVKDEAKWKETVQVGQTSSAHSDKRRKSSEGGNYESSSNNDDATVLPDLNESSTPSSRPRKGRKNVGSSSSKGGGYFSAFTEEYAEKKRQNMEEANMKKQALLDLQLEHQTTKTKRSDYKFFNTPHATSNPRSREWAIEQKREIAAKYGWEFNE, from the exons ATGGAACCAAGGAGGGGGGAAAATGTTCGAGGTCCACCGGCACCGACACGAGGCAATTTTCGTGTACCACGAAGAGTAGACACGGCTCAATATCAACCTCAACAAGTCGACCGCTCACAATACTATATTCCCGACCCACCACCGACTACTCAACCTCAATATCATTACGCCTCACAATCTCATACGTCGTATTTTCCCCCTCCTCCACGCGCAATGCATCCCCCTCCCCCGCGCGCAATGATTCCTCCTCCAAGTACCCGCGTCCAAGATTACGAGGGGTACCAAACGGCCGAGATTGATTTGGAGTCGTTCGATCCATTTGATTGCTCAACGAATCCTCCTCCCCCTACCCGCTCGCGTCCACCGAATTCCCTCCCCACCGATGATGAGGATGACGCCATTCCCGATACACAAGAAGTTCAAATAg tggaAGAAGTTGCACCGAAAAGGAAGTATACAAGACGGGCTGACAAAAAGAAATGGATGCAAGAAGAAGAGGTGGCGTTGGCACAAGTGTGGATTCATATTTCCACATGTAGAGTAGTCGGTAATGAACAAGGACGGGATAAGTTTTGGGAGCGAATTTTGGAGCATTTCTTGAAGGAGTTAGATGGTACAACTCGAACAAAGGATAGCCTCAACACCAAGTGGAGCAACATGTGTACGACAATATCAACGTTCAATGGATACTTCATCCAAGCg GATGGTGTAAGGAATAGTGGATGTGATAATATAAATGTGATGACTGAGGCGTTGAAGGACTACAAAACAAGAACCGGGAAGGAGTTCACGAGTATTGCAGCTTGGAAGGTTGTGAAAGATGAAGCAAAGTGGAAGGAAACAGTTCAAGTTGGGCAAACATCTTCGGCCCATTCGGATAAGCGAAGAAAGTCGTCAGAAGGAGGCAATTATGAGTCGTCTAGTAACAATGACGATGCCACTGTGTTGCCGGATTTGAATGAGTCAAGCACTCCTAGTAGTCGGCCAAGAAAGGGCCGAAAGAATGTGGGGTCGTCGTCGTCAAAGGGGGGAGGTTATTTTTCAGCTTTTACGGAGGAGTACGCGGagaagaaaaggcaaaataTGGAGGAAGCGAACATGAAGAAGCAAGCATTGTTGGACTTACAACTCGAGCATCAAACTACCAAGACCAAGAGGAGTGACTACAAGTTTTTCAACACCCCACACGCGACATCCAATCCAAGAAGCAGAGAGTGGGCGATTGAGCAAAAGCGGGAGATTGCGGCAAAGTATGGATGGGAGTTTAATGAGTGa